The following are encoded together in the Pseudoalteromonas ruthenica genome:
- a CDS encoding NAD(P)H-quinone oxidoreductase codes for MLTIDLNENKQLVIAQTPTVAAARGQVLIKVNAAGVNRADLLQRQGKYPPPPGDSEILGLEVCGEVVALGEGVASQWLGQHVMALCAGGGYGEFVAVDVRHCMVKPATFSNAQGAAFCEVFLTAFDAIAQYPEFGAEHTVLVHAGASGVGTAAISLAKYLQAQVVVTVGSDEKKQFCLAHGADKAINYRQHNWREVMKAEGLSADLIIDPVAGGYLNDDLSVLNMDGRIVVLALLGGRYSEQFDGAKLLQKRAQLIGSTLRNRTPDYKAKLVDNLKRTFGDALNSGHIAPVIDSIFPWEEAMSAHQVLQDNANLGKVVLTHESLGER; via the coding sequence ATGCTAACAATTGACTTAAACGAAAATAAACAGCTAGTTATAGCGCAAACGCCCACTGTAGCAGCGGCTCGCGGACAAGTGTTAATAAAAGTAAACGCAGCGGGAGTGAATCGCGCCGATCTTTTACAGCGTCAAGGAAAATATCCACCACCGCCAGGTGATAGTGAGATCCTCGGACTCGAGGTGTGCGGAGAAGTGGTTGCATTGGGTGAGGGCGTAGCGTCGCAATGGTTAGGGCAGCATGTGATGGCGCTTTGCGCGGGTGGGGGATACGGTGAATTTGTAGCAGTCGATGTACGTCATTGTATGGTCAAACCGGCGACATTCTCCAATGCTCAAGGCGCGGCATTTTGTGAGGTGTTTTTAACCGCTTTTGATGCCATTGCACAGTACCCAGAGTTTGGCGCAGAGCACACGGTTTTAGTACATGCTGGTGCGAGCGGTGTGGGCACTGCGGCTATTAGCCTTGCAAAATATTTGCAAGCGCAGGTGGTGGTGACCGTCGGCAGTGATGAAAAGAAACAATTTTGTTTAGCTCATGGCGCAGATAAAGCGATTAATTATCGTCAACACAATTGGCGTGAGGTGATGAAGGCCGAAGGGCTCAGCGCCGATCTCATTATTGATCCTGTTGCCGGTGGGTATTTGAATGACGACTTGTCGGTGCTTAATATGGATGGTCGTATTGTCGTTTTAGCGCTGTTGGGGGGGCGCTATAGTGAGCAATTTGATGGTGCCAAGCTATTGCAAAAGCGAGCTCAGCTGATAGGGTCGACGCTGCGTAATCGTACACCCGATTATAAGGCGAAACTGGTTGATAACCTAAAGCGTACGTTTGGCGATGCATTAAACAGTGGCCACATCGCGCCAGTCATTGATTCTATCTTCCCTTGGGAAGAGGCTATGTCAGCGCATCAAGTTCTACAAGATAATGCTAATTTAGGCAAAGTGGTGCTTACTCATGAATCGTTAGGCGAGCGCTAA
- a CDS encoding DNA-binding protein yields the protein MTQYSEIKAVCDELHQAGTPITLATLLERVDGDRATVLEHYRQWRSEDRSARPQDSQQPTKVTDLDIEFSEQFIHAFKAQTQAFADAQVEPVQAQLDEMREAEQLAIQSLEDLQQNYDQLAEQNEQLQQQVDARQSQLDEQAAQLAEQTQNIEQLHQQAQDTEQEHQQKLAGLQQRIENFDNDYAALAQERDEIQRQHDELNHQHQQLEELKAQLDASVAQLQAQLEEQQPLVDKLKNENNLLKEQSAVAAKHQASQREDIRQLREQNKEQGEQLGTIQSEAEQAKQDNEKLHEQVRFLKTNSASTIERLTASNEQYQHKIKELEEQLVAKDSESADTVAENKRLKEQITFLKQNSSSTLERLSKSATLAQSRLGELELSLAETHAELERLRSEEDGESAKKNSDDDMDSIQSA from the coding sequence ATGACACAATATAGTGAAATAAAAGCAGTGTGCGATGAATTGCACCAAGCCGGTACACCAATCACGTTAGCAACATTGCTCGAGCGTGTGGATGGAGATCGCGCTACCGTACTCGAACATTACCGTCAGTGGCGTAGCGAGGATCGCTCGGCCCGGCCACAAGATAGTCAACAGCCTACCAAAGTGACCGACTTAGATATCGAGTTTTCTGAACAGTTTATCCATGCCTTCAAGGCGCAAACGCAGGCCTTTGCCGATGCGCAAGTCGAGCCCGTGCAAGCACAGCTTGACGAGATGCGTGAAGCTGAGCAATTAGCCATTCAAAGCCTTGAAGATCTACAACAGAATTACGATCAACTTGCTGAGCAAAATGAACAACTCCAACAGCAGGTCGATGCTCGCCAGAGCCAGCTCGATGAACAGGCTGCGCAGTTGGCTGAACAAACACAGAATATTGAACAGCTACACCAACAGGCGCAAGACACTGAACAAGAACATCAGCAGAAACTTGCAGGCTTGCAACAGCGTATCGAGAATTTTGACAACGACTATGCGGCTTTGGCGCAAGAGCGTGATGAAATTCAACGCCAACATGATGAGTTAAACCATCAGCACCAACAGCTCGAGGAGCTTAAAGCTCAACTTGACGCCAGCGTTGCCCAATTACAGGCGCAACTCGAAGAGCAACAGCCACTTGTTGATAAGCTGAAAAATGAAAACAACCTGCTGAAAGAACAAAGTGCAGTAGCCGCCAAGCACCAAGCTAGCCAACGCGAAGATATTCGTCAGTTGCGTGAGCAAAACAAAGAGCAAGGCGAACAACTCGGCACCATTCAAAGCGAAGCTGAGCAGGCCAAGCAGGATAATGAGAAGTTACACGAGCAAGTACGGTTCTTAAAAACCAACTCCGCTTCTACCATCGAGCGCCTTACTGCAAGTAACGAGCAGTATCAGCACAAGATCAAAGAGCTTGAAGAGCAACTGGTGGCTAAGGACAGCGAGTCTGCAGACACCGTAGCTGAGAATAAACGCTTGAAAGAACAAATCACCTTTCTTAAGCAAAACTCAAGCTCTACGCTCGAGCGCCTATCTAAAAGTGCAACCTTGGCACAAAGCCGCCTAGGCGAGTTAGAGCTGAGCTTAGCCGAAACTCACGCTGAACTTGAACGCTTGCGTTCTGAGGAAGACGGTGAAAGCGCAAAAAAGAACTCGGATGATGATATGGACTCCATCCAGTCAGCATAG
- a CDS encoding LysR family transcriptional regulator, whose amino-acid sequence MNLRQIDLNLLVYLNVLIEECSVSAAANRLALTQSAMSNALKRLRDLFADPLLVRSGSTMLCTQKALALKPELEQFIALAQGITSQQQPFDAKTSSHTFRVMANEFLVSSMLVPLIKELCCHYTDIHIDLVNPSDVTLSELEQGQVDIAIDRFMRLPSSFHQKTLWRDNYCCLSDQSHPIQQDTCLENYLSAPHIWLNRSGFGPEPLVKNREPQKLGWVDQALMQLGERRNIRVYARQHSLIPSLCEHSQLIATLPKRLAEHLVATSSQKLAICPVPFPIVPISVSMLWSPLVHHNNAHIWLRQQLLQFAH is encoded by the coding sequence ATGAACCTAAGACAAATTGATTTAAACTTGTTGGTCTATTTGAACGTGTTGATAGAGGAATGTAGTGTGTCTGCGGCTGCAAACCGCCTCGCTCTTACCCAAAGTGCGATGAGTAACGCGCTCAAGCGGTTGCGTGACTTATTTGCTGATCCACTCCTTGTGCGCAGCGGCAGCACCATGCTTTGCACGCAAAAAGCATTGGCACTCAAACCCGAACTCGAACAATTCATCGCTCTCGCACAAGGGATCACGTCACAACAGCAGCCTTTTGATGCCAAGACAAGTAGCCACACATTTCGAGTAATGGCCAATGAATTTCTTGTCAGTTCGATGTTGGTACCCCTGATCAAAGAGCTCTGTTGTCATTATACAGATATCCACATAGACTTAGTTAATCCCAGTGATGTCACTCTCAGTGAACTAGAGCAAGGTCAGGTAGACATCGCCATAGACCGTTTCATGCGCCTACCGTCTTCATTCCATCAAAAAACCTTGTGGCGCGACAATTACTGTTGCCTGAGCGATCAATCACACCCAATACAACAGGATACCTGTTTGGAGAACTACTTATCAGCACCACATATTTGGCTTAACCGCAGTGGTTTTGGGCCTGAACCCTTGGTCAAAAATCGTGAGCCACAAAAGCTTGGCTGGGTTGATCAGGCGCTCATGCAACTGGGTGAGCGCCGGAATATCCGTGTGTACGCACGTCAACATAGTTTAATACCGAGCCTGTGCGAACATTCTCAGCTTATTGCTACGCTACCGAAACGCTTAGCTGAACATCTGGTCGCGACGAGCAGCCAAAAACTCGCTATATGCCCGGTGCCCTTTCCCATCGTGCCCATCAGTGTATCCATGCTTTGGAGCCCGCTTGTCCATCATAACAATGCCCATATTTGGCTCCGCCAACAACTGCTGCAGTTTGCACATTGA
- a CDS encoding isocitrate/isopropylmalate family dehydrogenase: MMHNFEVGYIDGDGIGPEIMPYVRAVIDQVVALTYHGQYGIDWHALLLGEQAAREGDGEWFPEATITQLRALKVALKGPMSSAIGGGFRSLNIALREELDLFCNMRVIKALDGLPSPLKNSGAIDMVVFRECSEDSFASIELAAQSSDASRLIEVLEQELGYYKLRFADNCALAIKNCSQAATERLVAQALSYALAHHRTKLTIVHKSNAWQLTEGQFQRWALAYLQQHHEVTLSTCKQYYQLRSNTGQSIEVEFMMLDRVMQRLPQYASEFDVLVCNNLAGDLIADLGAALVGGVGIIPSINCNNEMAIFEPSHGPFRRIAGQGVANPCATLWAGVLLLQHLGLEQASTRLFHALKHVISHYPQLFQLDTRTHKLPQVSTDAVITAIEQYLSRNRAAQ, translated from the coding sequence ATGATGCATAATTTCGAGGTGGGCTATATTGATGGCGATGGTATCGGCCCGGAGATAATGCCGTATGTACGCGCCGTGATTGATCAGGTGGTTGCGCTTACCTACCATGGTCAGTACGGCATTGACTGGCATGCTTTATTGCTCGGTGAGCAAGCGGCTAGAGAAGGCGATGGCGAGTGGTTTCCTGAGGCCACAATCACGCAGCTAAGAGCGCTCAAAGTAGCCTTAAAAGGGCCGATGAGCAGTGCCATTGGCGGTGGGTTTCGCTCCTTGAACATTGCTTTACGTGAAGAGCTCGATTTATTTTGCAATATGCGTGTGATTAAAGCACTCGATGGTTTGCCAAGCCCTCTGAAAAACAGTGGCGCTATTGATATGGTAGTCTTTCGTGAGTGCAGTGAGGATAGCTTTGCAAGTATTGAACTGGCTGCCCAAAGCAGTGATGCGTCACGTTTAATCGAGGTGTTGGAGCAGGAGTTAGGGTATTACAAGCTCCGCTTTGCTGATAACTGCGCCTTAGCGATCAAAAACTGCTCGCAAGCCGCGACCGAGCGACTGGTCGCGCAAGCACTCAGCTATGCCTTGGCGCATCATCGCACAAAGCTCACTATTGTACATAAAAGTAATGCTTGGCAGCTTACTGAAGGGCAATTCCAACGTTGGGCGCTGGCCTACCTGCAGCAGCACCATGAGGTTACGTTAAGTACCTGCAAGCAGTATTACCAGCTACGCAGCAACACAGGCCAAAGTATTGAAGTCGAGTTCATGATGCTCGATCGGGTAATGCAACGTTTACCGCAGTACGCATCAGAGTTTGACGTGTTGGTGTGTAATAATCTCGCAGGGGATTTGATTGCTGATTTAGGAGCGGCGCTGGTCGGGGGCGTAGGCATTATTCCCAGCATTAATTGTAATAACGAGATGGCAATCTTTGAGCCCAGTCATGGTCCATTTCGACGAATCGCAGGCCAGGGTGTTGCCAACCCTTGTGCAACACTATGGGCGGGTGTGTTATTGCTACAACACTTAGGCCTGGAGCAAGCAAGTACGCGGTTATTTCACGCGCTTAAGCATGTTATCAGCCACTACCCGCAGTTGTTTCAACTCGACACCCGTACTCATAAACTGCCACAGGTGTCCACAGACGCGGTGATCACGGCGATTGAGCAATATCTAAGCCGCAATCGCGCCGCGCAGTAA
- a CDS encoding dienelactone hydrolase family protein encodes MMAKLLLLSDIFSKTQATQALAKSLDATLLCANDTALPATQQHQAYQQFIAKGGHDEYLRRVMQTLERFRQVDVIGFSAGASAAWRAISQSRNVSRALLFYPTQIRHHVDLVPSCNTDIIFARHESAFDVKQLMATLSHPRIHYHRSAYEHGFMNPLASSFSAQARDYGNALIAQWRRPG; translated from the coding sequence ATGATGGCTAAATTACTGTTACTCTCCGACATTTTTTCTAAAACGCAGGCGACGCAAGCGCTCGCCAAGAGCCTCGATGCGACATTACTATGTGCCAATGACACAGCGTTGCCAGCTACACAGCAACATCAGGCCTATCAGCAGTTCATTGCAAAAGGTGGCCATGATGAGTATTTGCGGCGTGTTATGCAGACCCTTGAGCGCTTTAGGCAGGTTGATGTCATTGGTTTTAGTGCGGGGGCAAGTGCCGCATGGCGCGCGATAAGTCAAAGTCGAAATGTCTCTCGTGCCCTGTTATTTTATCCAACGCAAATAAGGCATCATGTCGATTTAGTGCCAAGCTGTAACACGGACATTATTTTTGCTCGTCATGAAAGCGCATTTGACGTTAAACAGCTGATGGCGACACTGTCACACCCGCGTATCCATTACCATCGCAGTGCCTATGAGCATGGCTTTATGAATCCACTTGCATCGAGCTTCAGCGCTCAAGCACGTGATTACGGCAACGCCCTTATTGCCCAGTGGCGGCGCCCAGGTTGA
- a CDS encoding TIGR02285 family protein, producing the protein MNKVLINAVSFMLRRYPLILLLGFVHSLTAYANERQTIRWLVFDFAPYYIMSDTHQGEGRDEQTIALLQQQLPDYRFDYVHIPGSRAIHELSNPQNTYCILSLYKTQRRLDKLLFTNNASTVGLSPALVMRKELANTLGLVEGEPVSLSQLLAEQGLRLGLPMNRSYGKELDHIINHSPRGSLVTRPGKDVLASLTYMLIKERLDMLVGYPSEHYYLASKMGVKEQMAIFPIAEVAPISHGYVGCSNTALGSEHIDIIDSALEKITTTDSFQQVMMRWLPPQLKPRLQQQLQTRLKAP; encoded by the coding sequence ATGAACAAGGTATTAATAAATGCAGTAAGCTTTATGTTGCGTCGGTATCCACTTATATTGCTCTTAGGCTTCGTGCACTCGCTCACAGCATATGCAAATGAGCGCCAAACGATACGCTGGCTGGTGTTTGACTTTGCCCCCTATTACATTATGAGTGACACACATCAAGGTGAAGGGCGAGATGAGCAAACCATCGCCCTGTTGCAGCAACAACTGCCTGATTACCGGTTCGACTATGTGCATATCCCAGGCAGTCGTGCTATCCATGAGCTCAGCAACCCGCAAAATACCTACTGCATCTTATCCTTGTACAAAACCCAGCGTCGCCTAGACAAACTGTTGTTTACTAATAACGCTTCAACTGTGGGACTTTCTCCTGCATTGGTGATGCGTAAGGAGCTTGCTAACACGTTAGGGTTGGTAGAAGGTGAGCCAGTATCGCTCAGCCAATTGCTCGCTGAGCAAGGCCTACGGTTAGGGTTACCGATGAACCGCTCTTATGGCAAAGAGCTTGACCACATCATCAACCACAGTCCACGCGGCAGCCTAGTCACTCGTCCGGGCAAAGACGTACTCGCCAGCCTGACTTATATGTTGATCAAAGAACGGCTAGATATGCTCGTTGGTTATCCGAGCGAGCATTACTATTTGGCATCAAAAATGGGAGTGAAAGAGCAAATGGCTATTTTTCCTATCGCCGAGGTCGCGCCCATTAGTCACGGCTACGTGGGGTGCAGCAATACCGCCTTGGGATCCGAACATATTGATATTATCGACAGCGCGTTAGAAAAAATAACAACAACCGATAGCTTCCAGCAAGTAATGATGCGCTGGCTGCCACCACAATTGAAGCCACGCTTACAACAACAGTTGCAAACGCGGCTAAAAGCACCGTAA
- a CDS encoding YceI family protein produces MNKSLTKLALGAALLTSSSAALAADYVIDTKGAHAFVNFKIQHLGYSWLYGRFNTFSGDFSYDADKPNESKINVVIDTSSIDSNHAERDKHLRGDDFLNVGEHPKATFKSTDISFSDDTTGKVTGEFTLNGVTKTISFDIEKIGEGDDPWGGYRVGFLGHTQLALKDYNIDYNLGPASTHVDIELSIEGVRK; encoded by the coding sequence ATGAATAAATCACTTACTAAACTTGCACTTGGTGCCGCTTTACTCACATCCAGTTCAGCCGCACTTGCTGCTGATTATGTGATCGATACCAAAGGGGCGCATGCCTTTGTTAACTTTAAAATTCAGCACTTAGGTTATAGTTGGTTATATGGCCGCTTTAATACTTTCTCGGGCGACTTCAGCTATGACGCTGATAAACCTAACGAGTCAAAGATCAATGTCGTGATAGACACCAGCAGTATTGATTCTAACCATGCTGAGCGTGATAAGCACTTGCGTGGTGACGATTTCTTAAATGTTGGTGAGCACCCTAAAGCGACCTTCAAAAGCACCGATATCAGCTTTAGCGATGATACTACTGGTAAAGTAACGGGCGAATTTACCCTCAATGGTGTAACCAAAACCATTAGCTTCGATATAGAAAAAATTGGTGAAGGTGATGATCCATGGGGTGGCTACCGTGTCGGCTTTTTAGGGCATACCCAGCTAGCGCTTAAAGACTACAATATTGATTATAACCTTGGACCAGCATCGACTCATGTTGACATCGAGCTATCGATAGAAGGTGTACGTAAGTAA